In one Mucilaginibacter sp. PAMB04168 genomic region, the following are encoded:
- the hemL gene encoding glutamate-1-semialdehyde 2,1-aminomutase — MSEIKEISRENSSELYAKAKTYFPGGVNSPVRAFKSVYGTPLFIKKGDGAYLWDADDNQFIDFCGSWGPLILGHNHPAIREKVIEVMQNGMSFGAPTALENELAELILSNNRFIEKIRFVSSGTEAVMSAIRLARGYTKRDKILKFEGCYHGHVDALLVKAGSGLVTFGETSSAGVPKAFADETIVIALNDKEALAKAFGDFKDQIAAVIIEPIPANNGLLLQHQEFLQYLREVCTTNGTLLIFDEVISGFRVSFTGAAGLYNINPDIITYGKIIGGGLPVGAYGASAQIMSNVSPEGPVYQAGTLSGNPVAMAAGIAQLTELLKPGFYEDLNNKTKSFVNDILTFANQRNYPVNISHIGSIFWFAFDTTDTIRKAEDIDPHSMDRFKTMHQHLLNSGVYFGPSGYEVGFISAAHTMAILDTAKQAIFDSLDVVFAPSPPSSEGTALASKDDFRE; from the coding sequence ATGTCAGAAATAAAAGAAATAAGCCGCGAGAACTCGTCGGAATTGTACGCTAAGGCTAAAACCTATTTCCCGGGTGGAGTTAATTCACCGGTTAGGGCATTTAAATCGGTTTATGGTACGCCGCTGTTCATCAAAAAAGGTGATGGCGCCTATCTGTGGGACGCTGATGATAACCAGTTTATCGATTTCTGCGGATCATGGGGTCCGCTTATTTTAGGCCATAATCATCCCGCCATTCGCGAGAAGGTGATTGAAGTAATGCAAAACGGCATGTCATTCGGCGCACCTACCGCACTGGAAAATGAGCTGGCCGAACTAATTTTGAGCAATAACAGGTTCATTGAAAAAATACGTTTTGTAAGCTCAGGTACTGAAGCGGTAATGTCGGCCATAAGGCTGGCCCGCGGCTATACTAAGCGCGATAAGATATTAAAGTTTGAAGGCTGCTACCACGGTCACGTTGATGCGCTGCTGGTAAAAGCTGGCTCGGGCCTGGTAACCTTTGGCGAAACATCATCAGCCGGTGTACCCAAAGCCTTTGCAGACGAAACAATAGTTATTGCCCTGAATGATAAAGAGGCACTGGCTAAAGCGTTTGGAGACTTTAAAGACCAAATTGCCGCCGTAATTATTGAACCTATACCAGCCAATAACGGGTTGCTGCTACAGCACCAGGAGTTTTTGCAATACCTGCGCGAGGTTTGTACAACCAACGGCACGCTGCTGATCTTCGACGAGGTGATCTCTGGTTTCCGGGTGAGCTTTACAGGTGCAGCCGGTTTGTATAATATCAATCCTGATATTATAACCTACGGCAAAATTATAGGTGGTGGCCTGCCTGTAGGCGCTTACGGCGCATCGGCTCAAATTATGAGCAATGTATCGCCTGAAGGGCCCGTTTATCAGGCTGGTACATTATCGGGTAACCCGGTAGCCATGGCAGCGGGTATAGCGCAGTTAACCGAATTATTAAAGCCGGGCTTTTATGAGGATCTGAACAACAAAACAAAATCCTTTGTAAATGATATTCTGACGTTTGCAAACCAGCGTAACTACCCGGTTAATATATCGCACATCGGATCGATATTTTGGTTTGCATTTGATACTACTGATACTATTCGCAAAGCTGAGGATATTGATCCGCACAGTATGGACCGCTTTAAAACCATGCACCAGCATTTGCTGAATAGTGGCGTTTATTTTGGTCCGTCGGGTTACGAGGTAGGCTTTATATCGGCCGCCCACACAATGGCTATACTGGATACCGCAAAACAAGCTATATTTGATAGCTTGGATGTGGTGTTTGCTCCCTCCCCACCCTCATCGGAAGGGACGGCTCTTGCCAGTAAAGATGATTTCAGAGAATAA
- the hemB gene encoding porphobilinogen synthase, translating to MLQRPRRNRKSEVIRQMVQETYVSAANLIFPLFIIDGENQKTEVSSMPGIFRYSVDNLLREVESCMKLGLKTFDLFPNIDEALKDTFATESYREESLYLRAIREVKKEFPEACVITDVAMDPYSSDGHDGIVDNGEILNDATLEVLGKMALAHARAGADIIAPSDMMDGRVGFIRQVLDEHGYSGVSIMSYSAKYASAFYGPFRDALNSAPKFGDKKTYQMNPANQREALIEANLDEQEGADFLMVKPALPYLDVIKLLKDNTELPIAAYNVSGEYAMIKAAIQKGWLNEQRAITEVLTSIRRAGATAILTYHAKEVLENKWL from the coding sequence ATGCTACAACGACCCAGAAGAAATAGAAAGAGTGAAGTAATCCGGCAGATGGTGCAGGAAACATATGTGAGTGCGGCAAATTTGATATTCCCGTTGTTTATTATCGATGGCGAAAATCAAAAAACAGAAGTTTCTTCAATGCCTGGTATTTTCAGATACTCGGTTGATAACCTTTTACGCGAGGTAGAAAGTTGCATGAAGTTGGGCTTAAAGACTTTTGATTTGTTTCCTAACATTGATGAAGCTTTAAAAGACACGTTCGCAACTGAGAGTTACCGTGAGGAAAGTTTGTACCTCCGCGCCATCAGAGAGGTAAAAAAGGAATTCCCGGAAGCTTGCGTAATTACCGACGTTGCCATGGATCCATACAGCAGCGACGGACATGACGGGATTGTAGACAATGGTGAGATTTTAAATGATGCTACTTTAGAAGTACTGGGCAAAATGGCTTTGGCTCATGCCCGCGCCGGTGCCGATATTATAGCACCATCAGATATGATGGATGGCCGCGTAGGCTTCATCCGTCAGGTATTGGACGAACATGGCTATAGTGGTGTATCTATCATGTCCTATTCGGCCAAGTACGCCAGTGCATTCTACGGCCCGTTCCGTGATGCGCTGAACTCCGCTCCCAAATTTGGCGACAAAAAAACCTACCAAATGAATCCTGCCAACCAGCGCGAAGCCCTTATTGAGGCCAACCTGGACGAGCAGGAAGGGGCCGACTTTTTAATGGTAAAACCGGCATTACCTTACCTGGACGTAATAAAATTACTGAAAGACAATACCGAACTACCTATTGCAGCCTACAACGTAAGCGGCGAGTATGCTATGATTAAAGCAGCCATACAAAAAGGCTGGCTTAACGAGCAGCGCGCTATTACCGAAGTGCTTACCAGCATTCGTCGGGCAGGCGCAACTGCCATACTTACTTACCACGCTAAAGAGGTTTTGGAGAATAAGTGGCTGTAA
- the hemC gene encoding hydroxymethylbilane synthase, which translates to MDRTVIIGTRGSELALWQANFVKDSLAAIGVTAQLKIIKTQGDRILNLSLDKLEGKGFFTKELEEELMAGTIDVAVHSHKDLPTEHPPGLIIAAVSEREDPSELLLILKDCVDVHQKLSVKFGGLVGTSSNRRKAQLRALRPDLEMDDLRGNVPTRIGKLRSENYHAIMLAKAGVKRLGIDLSDFHVEELTPTEFVPAPAQGALAIQIREKDTDLYNTLQQLHHPEVAEALAIERSVLKSFGGGCHMPLGCYCRKHEGVYQVFTSKADTEDDLPDRMFITSPTTDGLVDKILAKFDKNRKLAGQVFISRELPPSSYFRRVLQKHGMEVEARSLIRTVPIMTILNPHILQNIDWVFFTSKNAVEYFFQLKPQFAKPVKFGVMGSGSEDMLRRNGHFADYVGESVDTAEVAQEFAKIANGLTILFPGAESPMRSIHKALSTETKIIDLPVYATMPEEVACGTSADILVFTSPSNADAYFKDNLLDNNQRVIAIGKSTGKKLEDLNIPYTLPFSPDEVGLAEAVFGL; encoded by the coding sequence TTGGACAGGACAGTTATTATCGGAACCCGTGGTAGTGAATTAGCCTTATGGCAGGCCAACTTTGTTAAAGACAGCTTGGCGGCAATTGGTGTAACAGCACAGTTAAAAATCATTAAAACACAGGGCGACCGCATCCTGAACCTTAGTCTTGATAAACTGGAAGGCAAAGGCTTTTTTACCAAGGAACTGGAAGAAGAATTAATGGCAGGCACCATCGATGTTGCAGTACATTCGCACAAGGACCTGCCCACAGAGCATCCGCCGGGACTCATTATCGCAGCAGTTTCAGAACGGGAAGACCCTTCTGAACTGTTGTTGATCTTGAAGGATTGTGTGGATGTTCATCAAAAATTATCGGTAAAATTTGGTGGTTTGGTAGGCACCTCATCTAATCGCCGGAAGGCACAATTACGTGCTCTTCGCCCCGATTTGGAGATGGATGACCTGCGTGGTAATGTACCTACCCGTATAGGTAAACTGCGTAGCGAAAACTACCATGCCATTATGCTGGCCAAAGCCGGCGTAAAGCGTTTAGGCATTGACTTGAGCGATTTCCATGTAGAGGAACTAACCCCTACTGAGTTTGTGCCTGCACCCGCACAAGGTGCGCTGGCCATACAAATACGCGAAAAAGATACCGACTTATACAATACATTACAGCAACTACACCACCCTGAGGTGGCCGAGGCATTAGCTATAGAACGCAGTGTGCTTAAAAGTTTTGGCGGCGGCTGCCACATGCCGTTAGGCTGCTATTGCCGTAAGCACGAGGGCGTTTACCAGGTATTTACTTCTAAGGCCGATACCGAAGACGATTTGCCTGACCGTATGTTTATCACCTCGCCTACTACCGACGGCTTGGTTGACAAGATTTTAGCAAAATTTGATAAGAACCGCAAATTGGCTGGGCAGGTATTCATCTCACGCGAATTACCGCCATCCAGCTATTTTAGGCGTGTTTTGCAAAAGCATGGTATGGAGGTTGAGGCACGCTCCCTTATACGCACGGTACCTATCATGACCATCTTAAACCCGCACATACTCCAAAATATAGATTGGGTATTTTTTACCAGCAAAAATGCGGTCGAATACTTTTTTCAATTAAAGCCACAGTTTGCAAAACCGGTTAAGTTTGGTGTAATGGGTAGCGGCTCTGAAGATATGCTGCGTCGTAACGGCCACTTTGCCGACTACGTAGGCGAAAGCGTAGACACGGCGGAGGTGGCTCAGGAATTTGCTAAAATAGCCAATGGCTTAACCATCTTATTCCCCGGAGCAGAGAGCCCTATGCGCAGTATTCACAAAGCATTATCGACCGAAACTAAGATAATTGATCTGCCTGTGTATGCCACCATGCCCGAAGAGGTAGCCTGCGGTACTTCAGCCGATATACTGGTGTTCACTAGTCCGTCTAACGCTGACGCCTATTTTAAAGATAATTTACTGGATAACAATCAGCGGGTAATTGCCATTGGGAAATCGACCGGCAAAAAGCTTGAAGATCTCAATATACCCTACACACTGCCTTTCTCGCCCGATGAAGTAGGACTGGCCGAGGCTGTGTTTGGACTATAA
- a CDS encoding MFS transporter codes for MFSSIFTPKPLKQQNEGVATILAFALLPLSGFATDIYIPSLPSMATSLHVGSIQVQFTLTLFLISYGLTQLFVGSLLDSFGRYKIGLISLMLFTVASLVIANTQSIYIIYLMRILHGITVGGIVVAKRAYFIDVFSGDKLKHYLSLFSIIWSTGPIIAPFIGGYFQVAFGWKSNFYFLALFAAVALVLEVIYSGETLQHYAEFAIKKIAGIYATMFKTVSFTLGIVMLGLAYTMVMIYNMTGPFIIEHKLQLSPVVAGYSSLVLGFAWMVGGFIGKATINRPFFNRLALNIGLQLIFALAMLLSIKLVENLYSMLFFAFIIHVAAGFTFNNFFTYCLSRFPKNAGIASGLTGGINYVIVSFLSYGIVAAFPAKDEYNLGFSYLMLILISVAVMLWLKIRKTAW; via the coding sequence ATGTTTTCTTCAATTTTCACACCTAAACCCCTAAAGCAACAAAACGAGGGGGTGGCCACTATACTTGCGTTTGCATTATTGCCTTTATCGGGCTTTGCTACTGATATTTATATCCCTTCACTGCCATCAATGGCAACATCGCTGCATGTGGGCAGCATACAGGTTCAATTCACCCTTACTTTATTTTTAATAAGCTACGGCCTCACTCAATTGTTTGTAGGCAGCTTGCTGGATAGTTTTGGCCGCTATAAGATAGGATTAATTTCCCTGATGCTTTTTACTGTAGCCAGCTTGGTTATTGCCAATACCCAAAGCATTTATATTATTTACCTTATGCGCATACTGCATGGCATTACCGTAGGCGGTATTGTAGTGGCCAAGCGAGCTTACTTTATTGATGTATTTAGCGGCGATAAGCTGAAACATTACCTCAGCCTGTTCTCTATCATCTGGTCAACCGGACCAATTATAGCACCGTTTATTGGTGGTTATTTCCAGGTTGCTTTCGGTTGGAAATCCAATTTTTACTTTCTGGCGCTGTTTGCCGCGGTTGCTTTGGTATTAGAGGTAATTTATAGCGGCGAAACGCTGCAACATTACGCAGAGTTTGCCATTAAGAAGATAGCCGGCATTTACGCAACTATGTTTAAAACGGTAAGCTTTACCCTTGGTATTGTGATGCTGGGCCTGGCTTATACCATGGTTATGATCTATAATATGACAGGGCCGTTCATCATTGAGCATAAACTTCAGCTGTCTCCGGTTGTGGCTGGCTATAGCTCGCTGGTGCTGGGTTTTGCCTGGATGGTAGGTGGCTTTATTGGTAAGGCAACCATTAACCGGCCATTTTTTAACCGGCTTGCATTAAACATTGGGTTACAGCTCATTTTTGCCTTAGCTATGCTGTTAAGTATAAAGCTTGTAGAAAATTTATACTCAATGCTATTTTTTGCCTTTATTATTCACGTAGCTGCGGGGTTTACTTTCAACAACTTCTTTACCTACTGCTTAAGCCGCTTCCCAAAAAATGCCGGCATAGCCAGCGGTTTAACCGGCGGCATCAACTACGTTATTGTCTCTTTTTTGAGCTACGGTATTGTGGCTGCTTTCCCGGCAAAAGATGAGTATAACCTAGGATTTAGTTATCTGATGCTCATCCTTATTTCTGTAGCAGTAATGTTATGGCTTAAAATAAGAAAAACAGCTTGGTAA
- the hemA gene encoding glutamyl-tRNA reductase: MKYLKVIAFTHKQIELKELGKLVLCQENLTEKLQQVKDQFNIPELFYLSTCNRVEFVMATSQPVDRDFAQQFLQALSVGLCPYYMNTFIDAASIYENHEALNHLLRTSCSLESLVVGEKEILAQLRKAYENCRQAGLTGDFLRMVMNCVVKTAKEVYTHTNISRNPISVVSLAYRKLKELKQCSNARVLIIGAGETNRNISKYLQKHKYSNFSVFNRTLANAEKLAADLNGEAYDLEALKSFKKGFDVIITCTSATQPIITTEIYESLLNGETSRKTVVDLAVPNDTAAEVLELFSVNYIEVNSLNEIAKKNLQERYQELVHAEKIINQNIDEFLPLLKQRRIEVAMRQVPETIKQIKEKALYTVFADEVQAMDEQSRQVLEKVISYMEKKYISVPMVMAKEIMIETN; the protein is encoded by the coding sequence TTGAAGTATTTAAAAGTTATAGCTTTTACGCATAAGCAAATTGAACTGAAGGAACTCGGGAAGTTAGTGCTATGCCAGGAAAATCTGACGGAGAAACTTCAGCAGGTGAAGGATCAGTTTAACATCCCTGAACTGTTTTACCTCTCAACCTGTAACCGTGTCGAATTTGTGATGGCCACTTCACAGCCTGTTGACAGGGATTTTGCACAGCAGTTCTTACAGGCGCTTAGTGTGGGTTTATGCCCGTACTATATGAATACTTTTATCGATGCGGCATCCATATACGAAAACCACGAGGCGCTTAACCACCTCCTGCGTACGTCATGCTCGCTCGAAAGTTTAGTTGTTGGCGAAAAAGAAATTTTGGCCCAGTTGCGCAAAGCTTATGAAAACTGCCGCCAAGCCGGCTTAACCGGCGACTTTTTACGCATGGTAATGAACTGTGTGGTAAAAACGGCTAAGGAGGTTTACACCCATACTAATATATCACGAAATCCCATTTCGGTTGTGTCATTAGCTTACCGCAAGCTTAAGGAGTTAAAGCAATGCTCAAACGCCCGGGTACTTATTATTGGCGCAGGCGAAACTAACCGCAACATATCCAAATACCTGCAAAAGCATAAATACAGCAACTTCTCGGTGTTTAACCGTACGCTGGCCAATGCCGAAAAACTGGCGGCTGACCTGAACGGCGAGGCTTACGACCTGGAAGCGCTTAAAAGTTTTAAAAAAGGTTTTGACGTCATCATTACCTGCACATCGGCTACTCAGCCTATCATCACTACCGAGATTTACGAATCGTTACTAAACGGTGAAACCAGCCGGAAAACCGTTGTTGATTTAGCAGTGCCTAATGATACTGCCGCCGAAGTACTGGAGTTGTTTTCTGTAAATTATATTGAAGTGAACTCACTGAACGAAATTGCCAAGAAAAACCTGCAAGAACGTTACCAGGAACTGGTACATGCCGAAAAAATCATTAACCAAAATATAGACGAGTTTTTGCCCCTGCTTAAACAGCGCCGTATTGAGGTAGCCATGCGCCAGGTGCCCGAGACCATTAAGCAAATCAAGGAAAAGGCGCTTTATACCGTTTTTGCCGACGAGGTACAAGCCATGGACGAACAGTCACGCCAGGTGTTGGAGAAGGTTATCAGTTACATGGAAAAGAAATACATCAGTGTGCCCATGGTTATGGCCAAAGAGATCATGATTGAAACCAACTGA
- a CDS encoding DoxX family protein, protein MLKKISLVILVIGYIAAGINHFVHPDGYLKIIPDYLPYPNQLNYISGGFEIFFGLLLVLPTTRNYGVSGLIMMLALFMPVHITMLHQAPVWVGSLFITPLLAWLRLFLQPVLMLWLFWHMQTKRKPVA, encoded by the coding sequence ATGCTCAAAAAAATTAGTCTGGTTATCCTGGTTATTGGCTATATAGCGGCCGGTATTAATCACTTCGTACATCCAGATGGTTATCTAAAAATTATTCCTGATTATTTGCCTTACCCCAATCAGTTAAACTACATTTCAGGCGGTTTTGAAATATTTTTTGGCCTGCTGCTTGTTTTGCCAACTACCCGTAATTATGGTGTTTCAGGACTTATAATGATGCTGGCCTTGTTTATGCCCGTACATATAACCATGCTGCACCAGGCACCTGTGTGGGTAGGTAGTTTATTTATAACGCCGTTGTTGGCCTGGCTACGGCTGTTTTTGCAACCGGTGCTCATGTTGTGGCTTTTTTGGCATATGCAAACAAAACGTAAACCTGTTGCTTAA
- a CDS encoding alpha/beta hydrolase — protein MIITQSHTLPGAKGRNMLMDLTFEETNPHAPLLIFVHGFKGFKDWGTHHLVARYFAQNGYRFLKFNFSHNGTTPEDANDLTDMIAFSENTFSIELEDLQYVIDFACSGSVIPAVQSVCLIGHSMGGGISIVKAAEDKRVSRLITMASVASFRNLWPKEIEKQWKLAGVLNFTNKRTGQDMPVKSTLLDDLERNPGRLNVLARAADVQQPWLLLHGTADTVVLPSHAHDLKAMQPNARLALIPNADHVFGATHPYVQQDLPLALQELCRKAVDFLKDV, from the coding sequence ATGATTATTACACAAAGCCATACCCTGCCCGGCGCAAAAGGGCGCAACATGCTAATGGACCTCACTTTTGAAGAGACCAACCCGCACGCGCCGCTCCTTATATTTGTACACGGTTTTAAAGGTTTTAAGGATTGGGGAACTCATCACTTGGTAGCCCGCTACTTTGCGCAAAACGGTTACCGGTTTTTAAAATTCAACTTTTCGCACAACGGTACAACACCTGAGGATGCGAATGACCTTACCGATATGATTGCTTTTAGCGAGAATACTTTTTCGATAGAATTGGAAGACCTGCAGTATGTAATTGATTTTGCTTGCAGTGGTTCGGTTATACCGGCGGTGCAATCTGTTTGTTTGATAGGGCATAGTATGGGCGGCGGTATTAGCATTGTTAAAGCGGCAGAGGATAAGCGGGTGAGCCGTTTAATCACTATGGCGTCTGTTGCGTCGTTCCGTAATTTATGGCCCAAGGAGATTGAAAAGCAATGGAAGCTGGCCGGTGTGCTTAACTTTACCAATAAACGTACCGGACAGGACATGCCCGTAAAATCAACTTTGTTAGACGACCTAGAACGCAACCCAGGCCGGCTGAATGTGCTGGCCCGCGCGGCTGATGTACAACAGCCCTGGTTACTGTTGCATGGCACGGCTGACACAGTAGTACTTCCAAGCCATGCACACGACCTAAAGGCCATGCAGCCCAATGCCCGCTTGGCGCTCATTCCAAACGCCGACCATGTTTTTGGCGCTACACACCCATATGTGCAACAAGATTTGCCTTTAGCACTACAAGAGTTGTGTAGAAAAGCTGTCGATTTTTTAAAGGATGTGTAA
- the ilvA gene encoding threonine ammonia-lyase IlvA has protein sequence METDTTRQLQFAAAKERLKNVVKRTPLEFNQGLSDKYECEVYLKREDMQVVRSYKLRGAYNMISQLSPEQLAKGVVCASAGNHAQGVAFSCRRLGIQGVIFMPEITPKQKVKQTQMFGNGNVEIVLTGDTFDDCLQEALAYTEAHEMTFIPPFDDYRIIEGQGTVGMEVLEDLPDTELVIMPVGGGGLAAGAGSFFKQINPNIKLIGVEPEGAPSMVEAIRRGQPYTLLQINRFVDGAAVKRVGHLTYQLCSEVLDEMLSVPEGKVCTTILKLYNEDAIVVEPAGALSVAVLDLVKEQIKGKKVVCIISGGNNDIDRMGEIKEQSLLYEGLKHYFIVRFPQRPGALKLFVNNVLGPHDDITRFEFIKKTERERGPALVGIELKSADDYPALLQRMEAHRFDVMEINRDQTLFEYLV, from the coding sequence ATGGAAACCGATACCACAAGGCAGCTTCAGTTTGCAGCAGCAAAGGAACGCCTTAAAAACGTTGTAAAGCGCACCCCTCTGGAGTTTAACCAGGGCCTGTCAGACAAATATGAATGCGAAGTGTACCTAAAGCGTGAGGACATGCAGGTGGTACGCTCGTATAAATTGCGTGGCGCTTATAACATGATTAGCCAGCTTAGCCCAGAGCAGCTGGCTAAAGGCGTGGTATGCGCCAGCGCGGGTAACCATGCACAGGGCGTTGCTTTTTCTTGCCGCAGGCTGGGTATTCAAGGTGTAATTTTTATGCCCGAAATTACCCCCAAGCAAAAGGTAAAGCAAACCCAGATGTTTGGCAACGGTAACGTAGAGATTGTGCTAACCGGCGATACCTTTGACGACTGTTTGCAGGAGGCATTGGCCTATACTGAAGCCCATGAAATGACCTTCATCCCTCCTTTTGATGATTACCGTATTATTGAAGGCCAGGGTACCGTTGGCATGGAAGTTTTGGAAGACCTGCCAGACACCGAACTGGTAATTATGCCGGTAGGCGGTGGTGGCTTAGCTGCCGGCGCAGGCAGCTTCTTTAAACAAATTAATCCCAATATCAAGCTTATCGGCGTTGAGCCTGAAGGTGCCCCCTCCATGGTTGAAGCTATACGCCGTGGTCAGCCTTATACCCTATTGCAAATTAACCGTTTTGTGGATGGTGCCGCAGTTAAGCGTGTGGGCCATCTTACCTACCAGCTGTGCAGCGAGGTACTGGACGAAATGCTTTCGGTACCCGAAGGTAAGGTTTGTACTACCATCCTGAAACTATATAATGAAGATGCGATTGTTGTGGAGCCGGCAGGAGCGCTATCGGTAGCAGTACTTGATCTGGTAAAAGAGCAGATTAAGGGCAAAAAAGTAGTTTGCATTATCAGCGGCGGCAACAACGATATCGACCGCATGGGCGAGATCAAGGAACAATCGTTGCTTTATGAAGGATTAAAGCACTACTTTATTGTACGCTTTCCGCAACGTCCGGGTGCATTAAAGCTGTTTGTAAATAATGTATTGGGTCCTCATGATGACATTACCCGTTTCGAGTTCATCAAAAAAACTGAGAGAGAACGGGGACCTGCACTGGTAGGTATCGAACTAAAATCGGCCGATGACTATCCCGCTTTACTTCAACGTATGGAAGCCCACCGCTTTGATGTCATGGAAATAAACCGCGATCAAACGCTGTTTGAGTATTTAGTATAG
- a CDS encoding 2-isopropylmalate synthase, with protein MLHDPNRVYVFDTTLRDGEQVPGCQLTTPEKIEIARELEALGVDIIEAGFPASSPGDFQSVVEIAKAVQSPTVCALTRAHKGDIDAAVEALRYAKRPRIHTGIGSSDMHIKHKFNSTREEILERAVEAVKYAKKSVEDIEFYAEDAGRADIEFLAKMVEAVIAAGATVVNIPDTNGYCLPDQYGSKIRFLKENVKNIDQAIISVHCHNDLGLATANSVAGLQNGARQIEGTINGIGERAGNTSIEEVVMILKTHQTLGLHTNINTQSFYELSRMISTQMRMPVQPNKAIVGSNAFAHSSGIHQDGFLKNRENYEIIRPEDVGFPSASIVLTARSGRHALKFHLERLGHSLSKDELATAYQQFLALADSKLNIDDNDLLTLVAHRLVKQ; from the coding sequence ATGTTACACGATCCAAACCGAGTTTACGTATTTGACACCACCTTACGCGATGGTGAGCAGGTACCGGGCTGCCAGTTAACCACGCCTGAAAAGATAGAGATTGCGCGCGAGCTGGAAGCGCTGGGCGTTGACATTATCGAGGCCGGTTTCCCGGCATCGAGCCCCGGCGATTTTCAAAGCGTGGTAGAAATTGCCAAAGCTGTTCAATCACCAACCGTTTGCGCCCTTACCCGTGCACACAAAGGAGACATTGATGCCGCTGTTGAGGCTTTGCGATACGCAAAGCGTCCGCGTATACATACCGGCATCGGCTCGTCTGACATGCACATCAAGCATAAATTTAACAGCACCCGCGAAGAAATATTGGAGCGCGCTGTTGAAGCCGTTAAGTACGCCAAAAAATCGGTTGAGGATATTGAATTTTATGCCGAGGATGCCGGCCGTGCTGATATAGAATTTTTAGCTAAGATGGTAGAAGCGGTTATAGCAGCCGGCGCTACCGTGGTTAACATCCCCGACACTAACGGTTATTGCCTGCCCGACCAATATGGCAGCAAGATCCGTTTCCTGAAGGAGAATGTTAAGAACATCGATCAGGCCATCATATCCGTACACTGCCACAACGATTTGGGTTTGGCTACAGCTAATTCGGTAGCAGGCTTGCAAAATGGCGCCCGCCAAATTGAAGGCACTATTAACGGTATTGGCGAACGTGCAGGTAACACGTCTATTGAGGAAGTCGTCATGATCCTGAAAACGCACCAAACGCTGGGTTTACATACAAACATTAATACCCAAAGCTTTTACGAGCTAAGCCGCATGATCAGCACACAAATGCGCATGCCGGTTCAACCCAACAAAGCGATAGTTGGCAGCAATGCCTTTGCACACAGCTCAGGCATCCACCAGGATGGTTTCCTGAAAAACCGCGAAAATTACGAGATCATTCGTCCCGAAGATGTAGGCTTCCCGAGCGCCAGCATCGTATTAACAGCACGCAGTGGTCGGCATGCATTAAAATTCCACCTCGAGCGTTTGGGTCATAGTCTGAGCAAGGATGAACTGGCTACTGCTTATCAGCAATTTTTAGCACTGGCCGATAGTAAATTGAACATTGATGATAATGACCTGCTTACTTTGGTAGCGCATCGTTTGGTTAAACAATAA
- a CDS encoding methyltransferase domain-containing protein, translated as MKWNADLYDDKHGFVSQFGASVLELLDVKPGESVLDIGCGTGDLTKQIQEQGADVSGTDYSAEMIAQARFKYPDVPFEVTDAANFSVEYPYDAVFSNAALHWIHNSGGVIKSVYEALKPGGRFVAEMGGKGNIGKLRAAIKQVLQKHGYTHQAETQIWYFPSLGEYTSLLERHGFRVTYAIHFDRKTPLQDGDQGVAKWIKMFGAQYFTGIPQAEHAKLLKEITTLLEPHYNENGQWYADYKRLRFKAVKEI; from the coding sequence ATGAAATGGAATGCAGACTTATATGATGATAAACATGGTTTTGTTTCGCAATTTGGTGCAAGTGTACTTGAACTGCTGGATGTAAAGCCTGGCGAATCAGTACTGGATATTGGCTGCGGAACAGGTGATTTAACCAAGCAAATACAAGAGCAGGGCGCAGATGTATCAGGTACCGATTATTCGGCCGAAATGATTGCCCAGGCTCGTTTCAAATACCCGGACGTACCGTTCGAGGTGACCGACGCTGCCAACTTTTCGGTGGAATATCCCTACGATGCGGTATTTTCTAATGCTGCGCTGCACTGGATTCATAATTCGGGCGGTGTTATTAAATCGGTTTATGAAGCACTGAAACCTGGCGGCCGCTTTGTGGCCGAAATGGGCGGCAAAGGCAACATAGGTAAATTACGGGCGGCTATAAAACAAGTACTGCAAAAGCATGGCTATACTCACCAGGCCGAAACACAGATATGGTATTTTCCATCGCTGGGCGAGTACACCAGTTTACTGGAGAGGCACGGGTTCCGGGTAACTTACGCTATTCACTTTGACCGGAAGACTCCCCTACAGGATGGCGATCAGGGCGTAGCCAAGTGGATTAAAATGTTTGGAGCACAATATTTTACTGGCATACCCCAAGCCGAGCATGCCAAATTACTAAAAGAAATAACAACCCTACTGGAGCCCCATTACAACGAAAACGGGCAATGGTACGCAGATTATAAAAGACTAAGATTTAAAGCAGTGAAAGAGATTTAA